From a single Intestinibaculum porci genomic region:
- the dnaJ gene encoding molecular chaperone DnaJ: MAEKRDYYEVLGVDKNATQDQIKRAYRKMAKKYHPDVNKSPDAEEKFKEVNEAYEVLSDENKKAAYDRYGHAAFDGTAGAGGAGGFGGFGGFEDMDFGDIFGSFFGGGGRSRTRDTGPRQGEDRFVQLDIDFMDAIRGKKTDIKINYDEPCKACNGSGAASPNDIENCPRCGGSGRVRMQQRSPFGTFVQESECPDCHGTGKKIKKICPECRGKGYKNKNVTVELNIPAGINTHQQLRVQGKGGRGINGGPNGDLYVEIYVRPHKHFVRQGNDIHIEIPVSAVDATLGCKVEVPTVYGDVEMSIPEGTQPGTTLRLRGKGVKSLRGNTYGDEYVTVNVKIPTKLTKAEKDLYKKLQGGTTRKSIFEQFKNSFKA; encoded by the coding sequence ATGGCAGAAAAAAGAGACTATTATGAAGTCTTAGGCGTAGATAAAAACGCGACGCAAGATCAGATCAAACGTGCTTATCGTAAGATGGCCAAAAAATACCATCCGGATGTGAATAAATCTCCTGATGCAGAAGAAAAGTTCAAGGAAGTCAATGAGGCTTATGAAGTCCTCTCTGATGAAAATAAGAAAGCTGCTTACGACCGTTATGGACATGCGGCTTTTGATGGCACAGCAGGGGCTGGCGGAGCCGGCGGCTTCGGCGGCTTTGGCGGTTTCGAAGATATGGACTTTGGTGATATCTTCGGCTCATTCTTTGGCGGCGGCGGAAGATCACGTACCCGTGATACCGGACCACGTCAGGGCGAAGACCGTTTTGTCCAGTTAGATATTGACTTCATGGATGCCATCCGTGGTAAGAAAACAGATATTAAAATTAATTATGATGAACCTTGTAAAGCTTGTAACGGCAGCGGGGCCGCGAGTCCAAATGATATTGAAAACTGTCCGCGTTGTGGCGGCAGTGGCCGTGTGCGCATGCAGCAGCGTTCACCATTTGGGACATTTGTGCAGGAATCTGAATGTCCAGATTGTCACGGCACCGGGAAAAAGATCAAAAAGATTTGTCCAGAATGTCGCGGCAAGGGTTATAAGAACAAAAATGTCACTGTTGAATTAAATATTCCTGCGGGGATCAATACCCATCAGCAGTTACGTGTCCAGGGCAAAGGCGGCCGTGGCATCAATGGTGGTCCTAATGGCGACTTATATGTGGAAATTTATGTGCGTCCACATAAACACTTTGTTCGTCAGGGCAATGATATCCATATCGAAATTCCGGTTTCGGCAGTTGATGCAACGTTGGGCTGCAAGGTGGAAGTGCCAACCGTTTACGGTGATGTTGAAATGAGTATCCCTGAAGGGACACAGCCAGGCACAACTTTACGATTACGTGGCAAAGGTGTGAAGTCTTTACGTGGCAATACTTATGGTGATGAATATGTCACTGTCAATGTGAAGATTCCAACTAAGTTGACAAAAGCCGAAAAAGACCTGTATAAGAAATTACAGGGCGGAACAACCCGTAAGAGTATTTTTGAACAGTTTAAAAACTCATTTAAAGCATAA
- a CDS encoding SpaA isopeptide-forming pilin-related protein produces the protein MKEIYGQMKRLLRKNLVAFISVLMIAASVKVNSVHGETNTADIHTSLTPSLYDASGKKVTNINNIDGNGMKLAVNYSLVQAESSSEKSYISFVRDHYNIASEKSIDILWGAKTNFRIGSVDPENYDGHLDYSLEITNGAYAKTMDQSHWYLLYIDASGHAHKLTKSSDYTITTNSNGAISKIVVKKLSKASGYGNGTYYLVEAGTKTYDPDSGEVVNDPTTNVNIPDGENGATVSIPVVYSSTNRLYTTLTGKFNTNPAFDETAFTNISKGIYGTDIASLSPIKVDLSGENLNTVLMNDNLKAVYDMTLTIENQSENPKWDLLYFDENGKNPADITNELGTSLAASVDSDGYYKVHFVTEHKQPGYYVIVEEGKKIEEMNASNPIIDGKKDSVQAYKMAVHDGSTNEVTGYIKAQFDGTPRIDFDQMNKASADLIDGNMVQTQALAVAFSQWENDDSYKKLNQKNYSLTFGASYAMVPIKNTTWRLLYYPDKTFTNGVDITDQAKITTNNNTVSYTTTYKKNGYYVLVEVASKENTAKPEYVTDTSMYYGYEERFYGSNLFKIKNSDGKTENVAYCNTYDNFAPLYNGLAVQGSNDIYFNLYHRYTDPIAYWQSLSEKQKFGIRSRLGITNDDNKAALTICDEASKAIYYGYHDSSNGVKDDPAGLFRRLPRSGQALDRNGNLVSVTKTDYERWITQLVIHYFTDGVDVTHNKFANVTDNNGQISEIGKIAQKMVDMIKNNSGPALPSGKAVYFYKFDGVYKISNPTADEKNNPAASQRKEKVSLPFSVGSKPYANSQDMITAHFENSTEKLVYISKKNIGGENLSGAKIQIVNDQQTAVKYGTYTTDGSDHLLSLEPGIYTFHEVSAPAGYRLAEDFQFKVEQDGHITVVDAHGNMVSADDNKLTVTDLSHYTVKFNKVDEHGEFVAGAKLKLTKNDDPSFKQITWITGTSPHIIDDLPNGQYTLSEVEAPHGYAKAESQTFILDQKTTQPITIQMVDQEAKKTFTVTKTWGTGTTPKAIKVKLLRDGYRVLPSERPNDYEVTLDSNNNWTYTWTKLDNNGTYSAEEAANDDGTVPVLAKTIKTFEKITRFDDLKKGDQLVFIATNHQDKALGVQEGTTNASTASHFRFVDTAFTAKANGEKYLVNLPSDDALWTVDRDPVIRKEDNNVSILLKSAAYPQLYMANFNGNEAANLADKDHSYPMSYINSNLYYGGETNNRRQKYWSWNMKYSNEKQFYCQAPNEANTLTFDVYKLGIADVQSDHTDRFTLENQKKNKQKIKIQIKKFDVDHTNTLLPGAIFQIYKADQDGSVDDIKAKGEKVGDAIRTNRYGIAMSGELDPNTTYYLLETKAPAGYKSLDHVIKFKAMGNDDSSKIMIESEKDRNIYVTDDTLYIGNKKEAVYELPDTGGQGVLPYRLFGIFSLIVAIFMYMKKRRIAQ, from the coding sequence ATGAAAGAAATTTATGGACAAATGAAACGGTTATTGAGAAAAAATCTAGTAGCTTTCATCAGCGTTCTTATGATTGCGGCTAGTGTGAAAGTGAATAGTGTTCATGGGGAGACAAACACGGCAGACATTCATACCAGTTTGACACCATCTTTATATGATGCTTCTGGTAAGAAAGTCACGAACATTAATAATATCGATGGTAATGGTATGAAGCTTGCTGTGAACTATTCTTTAGTTCAAGCGGAAAGCTCAAGCGAAAAAAGTTATATAAGTTTTGTGAGAGATCATTACAACATTGCCTCTGAAAAATCAATCGATATTTTATGGGGGGCAAAAACTAATTTTAGGATTGGTTCAGTAGATCCTGAAAATTATGATGGTCATTTGGATTATTCCTTAGAAATAACAAATGGCGCTTATGCAAAAACTATGGATCAATCTCATTGGTATTTACTCTATATTGATGCGTCAGGTCATGCGCATAAGCTAACAAAATCGTCAGATTATACAATTACAACAAATAGTAATGGTGCTATTTCAAAGATTGTTGTAAAAAAATTATCGAAAGCATCCGGATATGGAAATGGGACTTATTATCTCGTCGAAGCAGGTACAAAAACATATGATCCTGATAGCGGAGAAGTGGTGAACGATCCAACCACAAATGTCAATATTCCTGATGGAGAGAATGGCGCTACGGTTTCTATTCCTGTCGTTTACAGTTCTACCAATAGACTCTATACAACATTAACAGGTAAATTCAATACTAATCCAGCTTTTGATGAAACAGCGTTTACTAATATTTCAAAGGGTATTTATGGCACTGATATTGCTTCTTTATCACCAATTAAGGTTGATCTTTCAGGAGAAAATTTAAATACTGTATTAATGAATGATAATTTAAAGGCTGTCTATGATATGACCTTAACGATTGAAAATCAATCAGAAAATCCTAAATGGGATTTATTGTATTTTGATGAAAATGGCAAAAATCCTGCTGATATCACAAATGAATTAGGAACATCTTTAGCGGCATCAGTTGATAGTGATGGCTATTATAAAGTTCACTTTGTGACAGAACATAAACAGCCAGGGTACTATGTTATCGTTGAAGAAGGGAAAAAAATAGAAGAAATGAATGCTTCTAATCCTATTATTGATGGGAAAAAGGATAGTGTTCAAGCATATAAAATGGCGGTTCATGATGGCTCAACCAATGAAGTCACAGGTTATATTAAAGCACAGTTTGATGGGACACCAAGGATTGATTTTGACCAAATGAATAAAGCTAGCGCAGACTTAATTGATGGCAATATGGTTCAGACACAGGCTTTAGCTGTCGCATTTAGTCAGTGGGAAAATGATGATAGCTATAAGAAGTTAAATCAAAAAAATTATTCTCTCACGTTTGGTGCTTCCTATGCCATGGTTCCTATTAAAAATACGACGTGGAGATTACTCTATTATCCAGATAAAACTTTTACAAATGGTGTCGATATCACTGATCAAGCTAAAATCACAACTAACAATAATACTGTTTCTTATACGACAACTTATAAGAAGAATGGATATTATGTTTTAGTTGAAGTCGCTTCTAAGGAAAATACAGCCAAACCTGAATATGTAACAGATACTTCTATGTATTATGGTTATGAAGAAAGATTCTATGGTTCTAACTTGTTTAAAATCAAGAATTCTGATGGAAAGACAGAGAATGTAGCCTATTGTAATACTTATGATAATTTTGCACCGTTGTATAACGGCTTGGCTGTGCAGGGCTCAAATGATATTTATTTTAATTTATATCATCGCTATACAGATCCAATTGCCTATTGGCAAAGTTTGAGTGAAAAACAAAAATTTGGCATTAGAAGTCGATTAGGTATCACAAATGATGATAATAAGGCTGCACTTACGATTTGTGATGAAGCTTCAAAAGCTATTTATTACGGTTACCATGACAGTAGTAATGGCGTAAAGGATGATCCAGCTGGTTTATTCCGTAGGCTGCCAAGATCAGGTCAAGCTTTAGATCGCAACGGAAATCTGGTATCGGTTACGAAAACGGATTATGAGAGATGGATTACTCAGTTGGTTATTCATTATTTTACTGATGGTGTTGATGTTACACACAACAAATTTGCAAATGTTACCGATAATAATGGGCAAATAAGTGAGATTGGTAAGATCGCACAAAAGATGGTTGACATGATCAAAAACAATTCTGGCCCTGCTCTTCCTAGTGGTAAGGCAGTGTATTTTTATAAATTTGATGGTGTATATAAAATTTCTAATCCAACAGCTGATGAAAAAAACAATCCCGCTGCTTCTCAAAGGAAAGAAAAAGTAAGCTTGCCTTTTAGCGTTGGCAGTAAACCCTATGCAAATAGTCAAGATATGATTACAGCGCATTTTGAAAATTCAACAGAAAAGCTAGTTTATATTAGTAAAAAGAATATTGGTGGAGAAAATTTATCGGGGGCGAAGATCCAAATTGTAAATGACCAGCAGACAGCCGTTAAATATGGCACATATACGACCGATGGCTCTGATCATTTACTGAGCTTAGAGCCAGGTATTTATACATTTCATGAGGTCAGTGCACCAGCTGGTTATCGCCTTGCTGAAGACTTTCAGTTTAAGGTTGAGCAAGATGGTCATATTACTGTGGTTGATGCTCATGGAAATATGGTAAGTGCAGATGACAATAAATTAACAGTTACTGATTTGTCTCACTATACTGTTAAGTTTAATAAGGTAGATGAACATGGAGAATTTGTGGCAGGGGCGAAACTAAAACTGACGAAAAATGATGATCCTTCGTTTAAACAAATCACCTGGATCACTGGGACAAGTCCACATATAATCGATGATCTGCCAAATGGTCAATATACACTCTCAGAAGTAGAAGCTCCTCATGGCTATGCAAAAGCGGAAAGTCAGACATTTATCCTTGATCAAAAGACGACGCAACCAATAACCATACAAATGGTTGATCAAGAAGCCAAAAAGACTTTTACTGTTACAAAGACTTGGGGGACTGGGACGACGCCTAAAGCCATTAAAGTGAAACTGCTTAGGGATGGTTATCGGGTTCTTCCATCGGAAAGGCCAAATGATTATGAGGTTACCTTAGATAGTAATAATAATTGGACATATACATGGACAAAGCTTGATAATAATGGAACGTATTCTGCTGAAGAAGCTGCTAATGATGATGGGACTGTTCCAGTGTTAGCAAAAACGATCAAAACTTTTGAGAAGATCACGCGTTTTGATGATCTTAAAAAAGGAGATCAGCTGGTTTTTATTGCCACAAATCATCAAGATAAAGCTTTAGGGGTTCAAGAAGGTACAACAAACGCATCCACAGCGTCGCACTTTAGATTTGTAGATACAGCATTCACTGCCAAAGCAAATGGTGAAAAGTATCTTGTTAATTTACCTAGCGATGATGCTCTTTGGACGGTTGATCGAGATCCTGTTATTCGCAAGGAAGACAATAATGTCTCAATATTGCTTAAGTCAGCAGCTTATCCACAGCTGTACATGGCAAATTTCAATGGTAATGAGGCGGCCAATCTCGCAGATAAAGATCATAGTTATCCGATGTCTTATATTAATAGCAATCTTTACTATGGTGGCGAAACGAATAATAGGCGACAAAAGTATTGGTCATGGAATATGAAATATAGTAATGAAAAACAGTTCTATTGTCAGGCTCCAAATGAGGCTAATACACTTACGTTTGATGTTTATAAATTAGGCATAGCGGATGTGCAATCGGATCATACTGATCGTTTTACACTTGAAAATCAGAAGAAGAACAAACAAAAGATAAAGATTCAAATCAAGAAATTTGATGTTGACCATACAAATACCTTATTACCTGGAGCAATATTCCAAATTTATAAGGCAGATCAGGATGGCAGCGTTGATGATATCAAAGCTAAGGGGGAAAAAGTAGGGGATGCCATTAGAACAAATCGTTATGGTATCGCTATGAGTGGTGAACTTGATCCCAATACAACTTATTACTTACTAGAAACAAAAGCACCGGCTGGGTATAAGTCTCTGGATCATGTCATTAAGTTTAAAGCTATGGGCAATGATGATTCTTCAAAGATCATGATCGAAAGTGAAAAAGACAGGAATATTTATGTCACTGATGACACATTATATATTGGTAATAAAAAAGAAGCGGTTTATGAATTACCAGATACCGGCGGTCAAGGTGTTTTACCGTACAGATTATTTGGTATTTTCAGTCTAATCGTCGCTATCTTCATGTATATGAAAAAGCGACGAATAGCACAATAA
- a CDS encoding SpaH/EbpB family LPXTG-anchored major pilin — protein sequence MRFSRKIMSCVAASTMALSIGGAATATTLAVSNLSKGIHVFAASNYQVTIHNTASTEHNFDIYQIFTGTTDGSSNSIGDIQWGTGVKDSFKTNKAADIANELSNGSKKAFDIVDQLSENKQTVVIGAGESKDLSLASGYYLIIDTAKGSSSTDKAVSYMLKVSKNTVVTPKSDVPASEKKVKEDDHKVDYNTDSRLPNVDVGKQYNDVADYSIGENVPFELLGSLPSNYDSYQTYSYKFYDKMSNGLTFNNDAKVSYSNDNGASWTTIDSAQYTVTKTSDQQFDVSFSDLKKVAGVTANSKIKVEFTAKLNSQAKIGAKEGNTNESYIEYSNNPDHSGTGTTTPDKVIVFTYELDTTKVDKDNPQVKLKNAEFKLADSSKSKWLKIVNDEVTWVASKDDATTLKSDDNGKFVVKGLDSGTYYLQETKAPEGYNLDETMHEVTLKAETVNNQTWDENPSSAITSLTLNGKENTGDTATGIVNATIDNAKGPKLPETGGMGTTMLYAAGGVLVAAATVYVVTSKKKQAEAEK from the coding sequence ATGAGATTTTCAAGAAAAATTATGAGCTGCGTAGCAGCATCAACGATGGCTTTATCGATTGGTGGTGCCGCCACCGCTACAACATTAGCTGTGTCCAATTTATCAAAGGGTATTCATGTATTTGCGGCTTCAAATTATCAGGTTACAATTCACAATACCGCTAGTACAGAACATAACTTTGATATTTACCAGATTTTTACCGGTACGACAGATGGTTCATCAAACAGTATTGGGGATATCCAATGGGGGACTGGTGTAAAAGATTCTTTTAAGACGAACAAGGCTGCAGATATTGCAAATGAACTTAGCAATGGCAGTAAAAAAGCATTTGATATTGTTGATCAATTATCTGAAAACAAACAGACGGTCGTAATTGGAGCCGGAGAATCAAAAGATCTTTCATTAGCATCAGGATACTATTTAATTATCGATACCGCTAAGGGAAGTTCAAGTACCGATAAAGCTGTAAGTTATATGCTTAAGGTTTCAAAGAATACGGTTGTAACACCTAAATCAGATGTGCCAGCTTCTGAAAAGAAAGTCAAAGAAGATGATCATAAAGTTGATTACAACACTGATAGCAGATTACCTAATGTAGATGTAGGAAAGCAGTATAATGATGTTGCTGACTACTCAATTGGTGAAAATGTTCCATTCGAATTACTTGGCAGCCTACCAAGCAATTATGACTCTTATCAGACATATTCTTATAAGTTCTACGATAAGATGTCTAATGGTCTTACATTCAATAACGATGCTAAAGTAAGTTATTCTAATGATAATGGGGCTAGCTGGACAACTATTGATAGTGCTCAGTACACAGTAACTAAAACTTCTGATCAGCAATTTGATGTGTCATTTAGTGATTTAAAGAAGGTTGCAGGCGTTACCGCTAACTCAAAAATCAAAGTCGAATTTACCGCTAAATTAAATAGTCAAGCGAAAATCGGTGCGAAAGAAGGCAACACAAACGAATCTTATATTGAATATTCAAATAACCCAGATCATTCCGGAACTGGTACAACAACACCTGATAAAGTTATTGTTTTCACTTATGAATTAGATACGACAAAAGTGGATAAAGACAATCCTCAGGTGAAATTGAAAAATGCTGAATTCAAATTAGCAGATAGCAGCAAGTCAAAATGGTTAAAGATTGTTAATGATGAAGTGACTTGGGTTGCTTCTAAAGATGACGCTACAACATTAAAATCTGATGACAATGGTAAATTTGTAGTGAAAGGCTTAGATTCTGGTACTTATTACTTACAGGAAACAAAAGCGCCTGAAGGTTATAATCTTGATGAAACAATGCATGAGGTTACACTTAAGGCTGAAACAGTCAATAATCAGACGTGGGATGAAAACCCTTCATCAGCTATTACTTCATTAACTTTAAATGGAAAAGAAAATACTGGAGATACAGCAACTGGTATAGTCAATGCGACAATCGACAACGCGAAGGGACCAAAACTTCCAGAAACTGGTGGTATGGGTACTACGATGCTGTATGCTGCCGGTGGTGTCTTAGTGGCAGCGGCGACCGTTTATGTTGTTACTTCTAAGAAGAAACAAGCTGAAGCTGAAAAGTAA
- a CDS encoding Cna B-type domain-containing protein — translation MKKVLSTISLIVSLLLMMSVRGAYASTSSSLTLTNTRKGMHIHVYQIAEVRGDQYTYTEAFADATNTSVDLNHLKTSEELSAAADTLKGYAAKVSGIDVIASANQTNISHLKNGIYLILIDNYQDGYTTYSYLPYIIQIPNVTQVELSKYTKTTTSNKVYQYDLTKYWSGGSSYPETVKVDLYNGSTFEKTLTLKKSSNYSLSWTSTTQKNYAIVEHAIKGYTSSVKITNNGDTTHISLINTVNSEMTTYHAQAATPQANSTSQTMSGSQKNPSRTMTSSSTPSYESNKTSTHTKKTNTRPTASHHAVKTGDTTNVTKYIALFGFAGLMLIIIGKYLKN, via the coding sequence ATGAAAAAAGTTTTGAGTACGATCTCCCTGATCGTTTCACTGCTGCTGATGATGAGTGTAAGAGGTGCTTATGCAAGCACTTCTTCCTCGCTCACGCTGACAAATACCAGAAAGGGAATGCATATTCATGTCTATCAGATTGCTGAAGTGAGAGGAGATCAATATACTTATACAGAAGCATTTGCTGATGCAACGAATACAAGCGTCGATCTTAATCACTTAAAAACAAGCGAAGAATTAAGCGCGGCAGCCGATACCCTTAAAGGATATGCCGCAAAAGTATCGGGCATAGATGTTATTGCTTCTGCTAATCAGACAAATATTTCTCATTTAAAAAATGGCATATATCTGATCTTAATAGATAATTATCAAGATGGCTATACAACTTATAGTTACCTTCCTTATATTATTCAGATCCCCAATGTAACTCAGGTTGAATTGTCAAAATATACGAAAACGACAACATCAAATAAAGTATATCAATATGATCTTACAAAATATTGGTCAGGTGGATCTTCTTATCCGGAGACGGTTAAAGTTGATTTGTATAATGGTTCAACATTCGAAAAAACATTAACTTTAAAAAAATCCAGCAACTACTCTTTATCGTGGACAAGCACGACACAAAAAAATTATGCGATCGTTGAACATGCTATAAAAGGGTATACGTCAAGCGTGAAAATAACAAATAATGGTGATACCACGCATATTTCCTTAATCAATACCGTTAATTCTGAGATGACTACTTATCATGCTCAGGCGGCGACGCCTCAGGCCAACAGTACGAGTCAGACAATGAGTGGAAGTCAGAAAAATCCTTCTAGGACAATGACTTCAAGTTCAACCCCTTCATATGAATCTAATAAGACATCCACCCATACTAAGAAAACAAATACGCGTCCAACGGCTTCTCATCATGCTGTAAAAACTGGTGATACGACAAATGTGACAAAGTATATTGCGCTATTTGGTTTTGCCGGCCTTATGCTGATAATTATTGGAAAATATTTAAAGAACTAG
- a CDS encoding LytR/AlgR family response regulator transcription factor, whose amino-acid sequence MRKLKLAICEDEEKEYQNFLTLLEKSGVENEVDYFCDGSDLLKQFYQGKYDLIFMDIYMNQMNGVETVSKIREIDEHVPIAFTTTSKDHFADGFRLRVNRYLEKPLQQSDFNETLQMAQEALKLRPHITVKSEGKDVELMESDIAFVEQSRHHLFINMTGSKKVKTLGKLDDFEKHLPHPPFYRCHKSYLVNLTQVASLDKENRMFVMKEGDYVYIRRASIYEAARVLKQFLFSNVRD is encoded by the coding sequence ATGCGCAAATTAAAGCTGGCTATTTGCGAAGATGAAGAAAAAGAATATCAGAATTTTCTGACGCTATTAGAAAAATCGGGTGTTGAAAACGAAGTGGATTACTTTTGTGATGGCAGTGATCTTTTAAAGCAGTTCTATCAGGGAAAATATGATCTGATTTTTATGGATATTTACATGAATCAAATGAATGGCGTTGAGACGGTCTCGAAAATTCGTGAAATTGATGAGCATGTTCCCATTGCTTTTACGACGACAAGTAAGGACCATTTTGCGGACGGCTTTCGCTTACGTGTGAATCGCTATTTGGAGAAACCGTTACAACAAAGCGATTTTAATGAGACACTGCAAATGGCGCAGGAAGCTCTGAAACTCAGACCGCATATTACTGTCAAAAGTGAAGGAAAAGATGTGGAATTGATGGAGTCGGATATTGCTTTTGTAGAACAGTCACGACACCATCTCTTTATCAATATGACGGGCAGTAAAAAAGTGAAAACATTAGGGAAATTAGATGACTTTGAAAAGCATCTTCCGCATCCACCGTTTTATCGCTGTCATAAAAGTTATTTAGTTAATCTCACCCAGGTGGCCTCATTGGATAAAGAAAATCGAATGTTTGTCATGAAAGAAGGCGACTATGTGTATATTCGCAGAGCATCTATTTATGAAGCTGCGCGAGTTCTCAAACAATTCTTATTTTCTAACGTAAGAGATTAG
- a CDS encoding sensor histidine kinase, which yields MKTLKELHPNRIFLAIAVIFIVVGTLIGQMYDRSAKKHMNSVRIYHRVNYSYSQKQGRMSLPQTLTQLKPRTKVHIDFDVRGKPGELLYVKTVYAPVKVYADGKLIYEYGDPKTRPSFMKDPACSVNTVSLPFDGEHKTIHIHMTYWSLKGRSHLTLKPCAVGNQGEVMRYISQNYSFSRGISIFFLITGVILVFFAFFFLNDIAPVKRIFYSGLLIALAGLWQYCMNDLSIYISQSVNGLYLLSFSSMFMLMIPMTKFVSVQLGNRKDKLLPFVTICNEVSFIAAMVLQFAGFVDFATSFYFFIIEEAMSLVLVAVIMGYHTMRNHHNDDRTFFMSTLTLSVFMILSIIRRLTGSTSDTMFVLMGFYLFVVILIIFLQSLWKNMMIQKEKAMALENEMSQLENAIEAQKHHNELLIAHAEEVREQRHDLRHHLVALAQMVDQKNFLGIKKYVEDMKASMPMNNAVTYCDNQIINALLSYYVEKGRKSHIEMDILTQIPAHNPHISDNNLSVIVGNMIENAIEACNKQESGEKKIILRAKVQGNMLIFTMDNTFNGEVRKRDGHFVSSKVADGSRIGIGLSSVESIAHKYHGEAEFHGEGHIFKSSVYLEM from the coding sequence TTGAAGACATTGAAAGAATTACATCCGAATCGGATCTTTTTGGCGATTGCTGTGATCTTTATCGTGGTAGGAACTCTGATTGGGCAAATGTATGATCGCAGTGCGAAAAAACATATGAATAGTGTCCGCATCTATCATCGTGTTAACTATTCTTATTCACAGAAACAGGGACGTATGTCTTTACCGCAAACATTGACGCAGTTAAAACCGCGGACAAAAGTGCATATTGATTTTGATGTCAGAGGAAAGCCAGGAGAATTGCTTTATGTCAAGACGGTTTATGCGCCGGTCAAAGTATATGCTGACGGGAAACTTATTTATGAATATGGGGATCCAAAGACGCGCCCTTCGTTTATGAAAGATCCCGCCTGCAGTGTGAATACTGTCTCCCTGCCTTTTGATGGCGAACATAAGACAATACATATCCATATGACATACTGGTCTTTAAAAGGTCGTTCGCATCTCACTTTAAAACCTTGCGCGGTTGGCAATCAGGGTGAAGTGATGAGATACATTAGTCAGAATTACAGCTTTTCTCGTGGCATATCAATCTTTTTTCTGATTACAGGAGTGATTTTAGTATTTTTTGCTTTCTTTTTCTTAAATGATATTGCTCCTGTTAAACGTATCTTTTATTCTGGATTACTTATTGCCCTGGCTGGTTTGTGGCAATATTGTATGAATGACCTTTCTATTTATATTAGTCAAAGCGTTAATGGGCTCTACTTGTTATCATTCTCGAGTATGTTTATGCTGATGATACCAATGACAAAATTTGTTTCTGTACAGCTGGGCAATCGTAAAGATAAACTTCTTCCTTTTGTGACTATCTGTAATGAAGTTTCGTTCATTGCGGCGATGGTCTTGCAGTTTGCAGGTTTCGTTGATTTTGCTACAAGTTTTTATTTCTTTATCATTGAAGAGGCTATGTCTCTTGTTTTGGTTGCTGTGATTATGGGTTATCATACGATGCGCAATCATCACAATGATGACCGGACTTTCTTTATGTCTACTTTAACGTTAAGTGTTTTTATGATCTTATCCATCATTCGTCGACTGACAGGAAGTACTTCTGATACGATGTTTGTGCTGATGGGATTTTATCTCTTTGTAGTCATTTTGATTATCTTTTTACAGTCTCTATGGAAGAATATGATGATTCAGAAAGAAAAGGCTATGGCCCTTGAAAACGAGATGTCTCAGTTAGAGAACGCGATTGAAGCGCAAAAGCATCATAACGAGCTGCTCATTGCCCATGCCGAAGAGGTACGAGAACAGCGCCATGACTTACGCCATCATTTAGTGGCATTAGCACAAATGGTCGATCAAAAGAATTTTCTGGGGATCAAAAAGTATGTTGAAGATATGAAAGCTTCGATGCCTATGAATAATGCGGTGACATATTGTGATAATCAGATTATCAATGCATTATTATCCTATTATGTAGAAAAGGGTCGTAAAAGTCATATTGAAATGGATATCTTAACGCAGATTCCGGCGCATAATCCACATATTTCCGATAATAACTTATCTGTTATTGTCGGAAATATGATTGAAAATGCGATCGAAGCCTGCAATAAACAGGAATCTGGGGAAAAGAAGATTATTTTGCGTGCCAAAGTACAAGGAAATATGCTGATTTTTACAATGGATAATACGTTCAATGGTGAAGTGCGAAAACGTGATGGTCATTTTGTTTCCAGCAAAGTGGCGGATGGATCGCGCATTGGCATAGGGCTGAGTTCAGTGGAATCGATTGCACATAAATATCATGGAGAAGCGGAATTCCATGGTGAAGGGCATATTTTTAAATCATCTGTTTATTTAGAAATGTAG